One genomic region from Anabaena sp. PCC 7108 encodes:
- a CDS encoding glutamate-5-semialdehyde dehydrogenase, whose product MTTVPVIYSLIQIAQKTRQAASKLGVLSTKEKNQAIEAIALALESAREEILTANLADCQAATAAGIAKPLYKRLQLDEHKLRDAIAGVRDVGKLDDPVGKVQIHREIDTGLILKRITCPLGVLGIIFEARPEAAIQIVSLAIKSGNGVILKGGKEALRSCEAIVKAIKQGLSHTAVNPDAVQLLTTREEILELLQLDKYVDLIIPRGSNSFVRFVQENTRIPVLGHADGICHLYVDKMADIVKAINITVDAKTQYPSGCNAIETLLVHSSIAADFLPKVAAALQTENVELRGDQPTLQILDNIAAATETDWKTEYSDLILSIKIVDSLEAAITHISEYGSRHTEAIITEDITTAETFQALVNAAGVYHNCSTRFADGFRYGFGAEVGISTQQMPPRGPVGLEGLITYKYQMSGDGHIVSSYTGANAKPFRHRDLE is encoded by the coding sequence ATGACTACTGTACCAGTTATTTATTCTTTAATTCAGATTGCTCAAAAAACTCGTCAAGCTGCTAGTAAGCTGGGAGTTCTTTCGACTAAGGAGAAAAATCAAGCGATTGAAGCGATCGCTCTGGCTTTAGAATCAGCTAGAGAGGAAATATTGACAGCAAATCTGGCTGATTGTCAAGCAGCGACAGCCGCAGGAATCGCTAAACCCCTTTATAAACGGTTGCAGTTAGATGAACATAAGTTAAGAGATGCGATCGCTGGGGTGCGAGATGTTGGTAAGTTAGATGATCCTGTTGGTAAGGTGCAAATTCACCGGGAAATTGACACAGGCTTAATTCTCAAACGCATTACTTGTCCTTTGGGTGTTTTAGGAATCATTTTTGAAGCCCGTCCCGAAGCAGCTATTCAAATTGTTTCTTTAGCAATAAAATCCGGTAATGGTGTCATTCTCAAAGGTGGTAAAGAAGCTTTACGTTCTTGTGAAGCCATAGTTAAAGCCATTAAACAAGGTTTATCTCATACTGCTGTTAACCCTGATGCCGTGCAATTGCTAACTACCAGAGAAGAGATTTTAGAACTTTTGCAATTAGATAAATATGTAGATTTAATTATTCCCAGAGGTTCTAATTCTTTTGTCAGGTTTGTCCAGGAAAATACTCGCATTCCAGTATTAGGTCATGCTGATGGAATTTGTCATCTTTATGTAGATAAAATGGCTGATATTGTCAAAGCCATTAATATTACTGTTGATGCCAAAACTCAATATCCATCAGGTTGTAATGCCATTGAAACTTTATTAGTTCACAGCAGCATTGCTGCTGACTTCCTCCCCAAAGTTGCCGCAGCTTTACAAACAGAGAATGTTGAATTAAGAGGTGATCAACCCACTTTGCAAATTTTAGATAATATTGCGGCTGCAACGGAAACAGACTGGAAAACAGAATACAGCGATTTAATTTTATCAATTAAAATTGTTGATTCTTTAGAAGCAGCAATAACTCACATTAGCGAATATGGTTCTCGTCACACAGAAGCAATTATTACCGAAGATATAACAACAGCAGAAACATTCCAAGCTTTAGTAAATGCAGCGGGAGTTTATCACAATTGTTCAACTCGTTTTGCAGATGGTTTCCGTTATGGTTTTGGTGCAGAAGTGGGAATTAGCACTCAACAAATGCCACCTCGCGGACCCGTTGGTTTAGAAGGTTTGATAACATATAAATATCAAATGTCCGGTGATGGTCATATTGTATCTAGTTACACGGGTGCAAATGCTAAACCGTTTCGTCATCGTGATTTGGAATAA
- the mazG gene encoding nucleoside triphosphate pyrophosphohydrolase codes for MEGNESLVALQELIEVVAKLRSPEGCLWDLAQTPESLTPYVIEEAYEVVDAIQTGDKGAIAEELGDLLLQVVLQAQIASEAGDFSLQDVAKGISQKLIRRHPHVFGDVKVQSMDEVHQNWETIKAAEKGETPEAQKLSDKLSRYRRSLPPLNAAMKISQKAANVGFEWNNVDEVWGKFHEELGEFQQALAEETPARQESELGDLLFAIIQVARWHNLDPSAGLQGTSQRFIQRLQKMENVIERPFSDYSLEELDALWQQAKTQLGH; via the coding sequence ATGGAAGGTAATGAGTCTTTGGTGGCTTTGCAGGAGTTAATTGAGGTGGTGGCGAAATTGCGATCGCCGGAAGGTTGTCTTTGGGATTTGGCACAAACGCCTGAAAGTCTTACGCCTTATGTGATTGAGGAGGCTTATGAGGTGGTTGATGCGATTCAAACTGGGGATAAAGGTGCGATCGCTGAAGAGTTAGGTGATTTATTATTACAGGTGGTGCTACAGGCGCAAATTGCTAGTGAAGCTGGTGATTTTTCTCTGCAAGATGTGGCTAAGGGTATTTCTCAAAAGTTGATTCGTCGTCATCCTCATGTTTTTGGTGATGTCAAGGTGCAAAGTATGGATGAGGTACACCAAAATTGGGAAACTATCAAAGCAGCGGAAAAGGGAGAAACTCCAGAAGCGCAAAAACTTAGTGATAAACTTAGTCGTTATCGGCGCAGTCTTCCGCCATTAAATGCAGCGATGAAGATTTCTCAAAAGGCTGCTAATGTTGGTTTTGAGTGGAATAATGTTGATGAGGTTTGGGGCAAGTTTCATGAAGAGTTAGGGGAATTTCAACAGGCTTTAGCTGAGGAAACACCGGCTAGACAAGAATCAGAGTTAGGTGATTTGCTATTTGCAATTATTCAAGTTGCGAGATGGCATAATCTTGACCCCAGTGCAGGTTTGCAAGGTACAAGTCAGCGATTTATCCAACGTTTACAAAAAATGGAAAACGTTATTGAACGTCCTTTTTCAGATTACAGTTTAGAAGAGTTAGATGCTCTCTGGCAACAGGCAAAAACTCAACTTGGTCATTAG
- a CDS encoding metal-binding protein has translation MPSGQTHDRITIWSLPFVAGVTLISTRSSNMTLLVAGGFIFGGLMFGPDLDIYSRQFQRWGFLRWIWLPYQKSLRHRSFLSHGPIIGTTLRVVYLTSFLVVVGLIVLVVLAKLGNVALNWGEVWSGVGRSLSLYYGEFFALFLGFEIGAMSHSLSDWTGSAYKRFQKQGIQGLLPNGKIKKRKPTRGVKAVKKRRGTQR, from the coding sequence ATGCCTTCTGGTCAGACGCACGATCGCATTACTATCTGGTCTTTGCCATTTGTGGCGGGTGTGACTTTGATTTCCACTCGCAGCAGTAATATGACGTTGTTGGTGGCGGGAGGGTTTATATTTGGAGGGCTGATGTTTGGCCCCGATTTGGATATTTACTCGCGTCAGTTTCAGCGATGGGGGTTTTTGCGTTGGATTTGGCTACCTTATCAAAAGAGTCTGCGTCATCGCTCTTTTTTATCCCATGGACCGATTATTGGTACGACTTTGCGGGTGGTGTATCTGACGAGTTTTCTGGTGGTTGTGGGGCTGATAGTTTTGGTGGTTTTGGCGAAGTTGGGTAATGTCGCTTTGAACTGGGGGGAGGTTTGGAGTGGTGTAGGGCGATCGCTCTCTCTCTATTATGGAGAATTTTTTGCTCTGTTTCTTGGCTTTGAAATTGGGGCGATGAGTCATTCTCTCAGCGATTGGACTGGTTCGGCTTATAAACGTTTTCAGAAACAAGGGATTCAAGGGTTACTTCCTAATGGCAAAATTAAGAAGCGTAAACCGACGCGGGGTGTAAAGGCGGTTAAAAAACGCAGAGGTACGCAAAGGTAA
- the psb34 gene encoding photosystem II assembly protein Psb34, whose amino-acid sequence MYTTINENGILNNYSTEPKLYYAEYPTKKQQNRYVFQGVVAVLFVSSIVLIALGVS is encoded by the coding sequence ATGTATACCACCATTAACGAAAACGGCATTCTCAATAACTACTCCACTGAGCCAAAACTTTACTACGCAGAATATCCTACTAAAAAGCAACAAAACCGCTACGTCTTTCAAGGTGTAGTTGCAGTTTTATTTGTTTCATCTATAGTTTTAATTGCGTTAGGAGTTAGTTAA
- a CDS encoding NADPH-dependent FMN reductase, translated as MVKIVGIGGSLRPGSYTQLGLQVAVQRVAALGAEVEILDLRQMQLPFCNGGKDYSEYPDVQRLRDTVRNADGLILATPEYHGSVSGVIKNALDLMSFEELSGKVTGLISILGGQSNSNALNDLRLIIRWVHGWVIPEQIAIGQAYAAFNSEGKLLDEKVSQRFDQFAQSLVDNTRKLRGVN; from the coding sequence ATGGTAAAAATTGTTGGTATTGGTGGTAGTTTAAGACCTGGCTCCTATACCCAGCTAGGGTTACAAGTAGCAGTACAACGAGTAGCCGCTTTAGGTGCAGAAGTCGAAATTCTCGATTTACGGCAAATGCAGCTACCTTTTTGCAATGGTGGTAAAGATTATTCAGAATACCCAGATGTACAACGGTTGCGCGATACCGTTCGCAATGCAGACGGCTTGATTTTGGCCACACCAGAATATCATGGCAGCGTTAGTGGTGTCATCAAAAATGCTCTAGATTTGATGAGTTTTGAAGAACTATCGGGGAAGGTAACAGGATTAATTAGTATTTTAGGCGGTCAGTCTAATAGTAACGCCCTCAATGACCTACGGTTAATTATTCGTTGGGTGCATGGTTGGGTGATTCCCGAACAGATAGCTATCGGACAAGCTTATGCAGCTTTTAACTCTGAAGGTAAGTTGCTGGATGAAAAGGTATCTCAACGCTTTGATCAATTTGCTCAGAGTTTAGTTGATAATACTCGGAAATTACGGGGAGTTAATTAG